ATTTTTATTATCAAGATACTATAGAATCTCCAAAATTTTATGGTGAGACGCCTGTTTATTCCACAGAAGACCTGATTAATGAATCAGGTAAAGTAAATGCTGAAACAACATTAACAGTTACAGAATGGCGATTAAATAAACAAGGACAGCCAGTCTTTAAATTGTCTAATAATCAATTTGTGATGGCTGATAAACGACTTTTATACGATAGCTCCATCGTCAATAATTTCTCAAAACGAGTATGGTTAGAACCTGGATTTGTCGTCTATAATAGTCCTTATGATCAACAAGAACTAAGGTCTGATTTAGCACCATATCAAGTGGTTGAAGCAGATATGTCTATTTTTGCTGAAGGTCGTGAATTCTTACATATCGAGCAAAAAGGTTGGATTTCGACGGATTATATTTCTACCGATGATAATCGTATCCAGAAAGTACAAGAGTTACTGTCTGCAAATTATCAAAATGAACAGTTTTCTATTTATGTTAAACAACTGAGTACAGGTAAGGAAGCTGGTATTAATGAAAATCAAAAAATGTACGCTGCTAGTGTTATGAAATTACCTTATCTTTATTCTGTTCAGGAAAAAATCAATCAAGGTGATTACCAACTTGACACGAAATTGAAGTATGTTTCCGAAGTTAATGATTTCCCTGGCTCTTATAAACCGGAAGGAAGTGGAAGTCTCCCTAAAACAGCGGACAATAAAGAATACACAATCAAAGATTTAATCACAAAAACTGCAAAAGAATCTGACAATGTAGCTCATAATATTCTTGCTTATTATATTACGAATAAATCAGATGAAGCCTTTAAAACAGAGATGACTACTATCGCAGGTGAAGAGTGGGATGTGACAGATAAGATGGCTTCAGCTAAAATGGCTGGTCAAGTTATGGAATCTATTTACAATCAAAATGGTTTTGTTTTAGAATCTCTTTCACAAACATCTTTTGATAATCAGCGGATTGCTAAGAATATTTCTGCTAAGGTAGCCCATAAAATTGGGGATGCAGATGAATTTAAACACGATGTGGGAATAGTCTATACAGATTCTCCTTTCGTTATTTCAATCTTTACCAAAAATTCTGATTACGATACCATTTCTAAAATTGCTAAGGATGTCTACGAGGTCCTAAAATGAGAGACCGAGATTTTTTAAATCATTTTCTAGAAAAAGGTTACTTTGAAAGACATTCAAGAGTTGTTCTAGCCTTGTCTGGTGGATTGGATTCGATGTTTCTTTTTCAACTTCTTTTGACCTATCAAAAAGAACTTGGTCTTGAATTGTTTTTAGCTCATGTAAATCATAAACAACGACCAGAGTCAGATAAGGAAGAAAA
The window above is part of the Streptococcus sp. Marseille-Q6470 genome. Proteins encoded here:
- a CDS encoding serine hydrolase, with product MRKFLVILLLPIFLKSVQVVSTENQVIIPKQEVYSLTHAPYHFYYQDTIESPKFYGETPVYSTEDLINESGKVNAETTLTVTEWRLNKQGQPVFKLSNNQFVMADKRLLYDSSIVNNFSKRVWLEPGFVVYNSPYDQQELRSDLAPYQVVEADMSIFAEGREFLHIEQKGWISTDYISTDDNRIQKVQELLSANYQNEQFSIYVKQLSTGKEAGINENQKMYAASVMKLPYLYSVQEKINQGDYQLDTKLKYVSEVNDFPGSYKPEGSGSLPKTADNKEYTIKDLITKTAKESDNVAHNILAYYITNKSDEAFKTEMTTIAGEEWDVTDKMASAKMAGQVMESIYNQNGFVLESLSQTSFDNQRIAKNISAKVAHKIGDADEFKHDVGIVYTDSPFVISIFTKNSDYDTISKIAKDVYEVLK